The Watersipora subatra chromosome 1, tzWatSuba1.1, whole genome shotgun sequence genome has a window encoding:
- the LOC137386772 gene encoding E3 ubiquitin-protein ligase HECW1-like, translating into MAAVIIKEHHQKSSSLENLPTTSGHNARPQSISCEPSMSRPMLLSTENYGSSKDDAVNLIGYRQITANNSMTNNARWHSDTNLATNPYHSESKLLVNKTEVDINDEEASLTIYWDIKANVSAKDWIGLYKTNQAHPGKWLDYRNRGVSGSKKGDLVWPFNRIASVFTEPETRICFRYYHGNTGDLRAVTEPILVRNSLASSSGSGLWRQTSMDSEAEIVHLAIEDIEATHVRKGMFFNPDPYVKIRVEPGQDRSQPALSYHYKDFRTSVCDNTTEPRWHNEIFHFTALPSDTLFMKVKDRFTTARPTLLRFLGQISLPMKQVIEKAKLGLTVSCQLIGRTPHDHICGTLMFKPTIIPYDASRHSMDRNHLGETGVGCCAITDSAVENALDRSSADILSDSSGNSDVELTDTAETPAMRDLERYSSGTSADSSVQTLPTE; encoded by the exons ATGGCAGCTGTTATAATTAAAGAACATCATCAGAAATCTTCTTCATTGGAAAATCTGCCAACAACGAGCGGTCATAATGCCAGACCTCAATCTATATCATGTGAACCCTCAATGAGTCGTCCCATGCTCCTCTCAACTGAGAACTATGGTAGCTCGAAAGACGATGCTGTTAATTTGATTGGCTACCGACAGATAACTGCAAATAACTCGATGACAAACAATGCGAGGTGGCACTCTGATACAAACCTAGCCACGAATCCATATCATTCAGAATCGAAGCTATTGGTTAATAAAACAGAAGTTGATATAAATGATGAGGAAGCTAGTCTAACCATTTATTGGGACATTAAAGCGAACGTTTCTGCCAAAGACTGGATTGGTCTTTACAAAACCA ATCAAGCTCATCCTGGAAAATGGCTTGACTACAGAAATCGTGGCGTGAGTGGCAGCAAAAAAGGAGATCTTGTCTGGCCTTTTAATAGAATAGCCTCCGTCTTCACAGAAC CTGAAACAAGAATATGTTTTCGGTATTACCATGGTAACACTGGGGATCTGAGAGCTGTTACAGAGCCAATTCTAGTCAGGAATTCTTTGGCCTCTTCTTCTGGT agtGGTCTATGGCGTCAGACATCCATGGACAGTGAGGCAGAAATAGTGCATCTAGCAATCGAAG ACATTGAGGCTACTCATGTGAGAAAGGGCATGTTCTTCAATCCTGACCCTTATGTAAAAATACGAGTAGAGCCAGGACAGGATAGGTCTCAACCTGCTCTCTCTTACCACTACAAGGATTTTAGGACATCTGTTTGCGACAATACAACTGAGCCAAGGTGGCACAATGAG ATATTCCATTTTACTGCGCTGCCATCAGACACTCTTTTTATGAAAGTAAAGGATCGATTCACCACTGCTCGCCCCACTCTTCTCCGGTTCTTAGGTCAAATATCTCTTCCTATGAAGCAAGTTATAGAGAAGGCTAAACTCGG GCTGACTGTTAGCTGTCAATTAATTGGTCGAACGCCACATGACCACATCTGTGGTACATTGATGTTTAAACCGACAATCATTCCTTATGATG CGAGCAGGCATTCAATGGATAGGAACCATCTTGGAGAAACAGGCGTAGGCTGCTGCGCCATCACAGACAGTGCAGTAGAGAACGCTTTAGATAGATCTTCTGCCGATATTCTCTCCGATTCCTCTGGGAACAGTGATGTTGAACTTACTGACACGGCTGAAACTCCAGCAATGCG agatctagaacggtatagcagtGGCACTAGTgctgatagttctgtgcaaacacttcctactgaa